A region from the Actinoplanes sp. OR16 genome encodes:
- a CDS encoding FdhF/YdeP family oxidoreductase — protein sequence MTDEDAGIRIGTPADHAAGLEAVRLSLTNAVQRMGVRKTVRNLRTLNQHDGFDCMSCAWPDPQGHRHVAEFCENGAKAVSWEGDRRTAGPEFFAAHPIGFLAGQTDHWLEKQGRLTHPMVRREGSDHYEPISWDDAFALVGAHLNDLGSPDEAAFYTSGRASNEAAFVYQLFARAFGTNNLPDCSNMCHESTGTALMRTIGVGKGSVTLEDLHQADLIVVSGQNPGTNHPRMLTALEIAKRDGAKILAINPLPEAGLKRFDNPQKARGLVGNGTALADRLLRIRSNGDLALWQAIGHLLLRRGIADHDFIAAKTVGFEAWAEHLSTIDKTAVEAATGLTWSEIEEAADMLANAKRIVHCWAMGITQHRNAVATIKEFVNVALLQGMIGKPGAGLCPVRGHSNVQGDRSMGIWEKPPALFLDRLRDEFGFEPPRDHGHDAVDTVKAFRDGRASVFVALGGNFVGAMSDTAVTAAAMRGAALTVQISTKLNRSHVEAGRTALILPTLGRTERDHTGGREQRITVEDSMSAVHASRGRSAPAGPLLRSEVDILCGIAAATLGDRHDIPWAEFASDYEEIRERIGRVVPGCDGYATKIRDDGGFTMPHPPRDARTFPTPEGKAVFTVSPLQVMTVPPGRLVLQTLRSHDQFNTTIYGLDDRYRGIRAGRRVVFISREDLDELGFADGAVVDLVSEWDDGVERRADRFRLVEYDTPKGCVAAYYPETNPLVPLDSQAEESGTPTSKWVIVRLIPMNSV from the coding sequence ATGACGGACGAGGACGCCGGGATACGGATCGGAACGCCGGCGGATCACGCCGCAGGCCTCGAGGCGGTCCGGCTCAGCCTGACGAACGCCGTACAGAGGATGGGTGTGCGCAAGACGGTGCGCAACCTGCGCACGCTGAATCAGCACGACGGCTTCGACTGCATGAGCTGTGCCTGGCCGGATCCGCAGGGACATCGGCACGTGGCCGAGTTCTGTGAGAACGGGGCGAAGGCGGTCTCCTGGGAGGGCGACCGGCGGACCGCGGGGCCGGAGTTCTTCGCGGCGCACCCGATCGGGTTCCTCGCCGGGCAGACCGATCACTGGTTGGAGAAGCAGGGCCGGCTCACGCATCCGATGGTCCGCCGCGAGGGTTCGGACCACTATGAGCCGATCTCGTGGGATGACGCGTTCGCACTGGTCGGCGCTCATCTGAACGATCTGGGAAGCCCGGACGAGGCGGCCTTCTACACGTCGGGCCGGGCCAGCAACGAGGCCGCGTTCGTCTATCAGCTCTTCGCCCGCGCGTTCGGCACCAACAACCTGCCGGACTGCTCCAACATGTGCCACGAGTCGACCGGCACCGCGCTGATGCGCACGATCGGGGTCGGGAAGGGCTCGGTCACCCTGGAGGACCTGCACCAGGCCGACCTCATCGTGGTCTCCGGGCAGAACCCGGGCACCAACCATCCGCGGATGCTGACCGCCCTGGAGATCGCGAAGCGGGACGGCGCGAAGATCCTCGCGATCAACCCGCTGCCCGAGGCGGGCCTCAAGCGTTTCGACAATCCGCAGAAGGCGCGCGGCCTGGTCGGGAACGGTACGGCGCTCGCGGACAGGTTGCTGCGGATCCGGTCCAACGGCGATCTGGCGTTGTGGCAGGCGATCGGTCATCTGCTCCTTCGCCGGGGCATCGCCGACCACGACTTCATCGCTGCGAAGACGGTCGGCTTCGAAGCCTGGGCCGAGCACCTCTCCACGATCGACAAGACGGCGGTGGAGGCGGCCACCGGCTTGACCTGGTCCGAGATCGAAGAAGCGGCCGACATGCTGGCGAACGCGAAGCGGATCGTCCACTGCTGGGCGATGGGAATTACGCAACATCGGAACGCGGTCGCCACGATCAAGGAGTTCGTCAACGTCGCGCTGCTCCAGGGGATGATCGGCAAGCCGGGGGCGGGACTCTGCCCGGTACGCGGGCACTCCAACGTGCAGGGCGATCGCAGCATGGGGATCTGGGAGAAGCCGCCGGCGCTCTTCCTGGACCGGCTGCGGGACGAGTTCGGTTTCGAGCCGCCGCGCGATCACGGGCACGATGCGGTGGACACGGTCAAGGCGTTCCGGGACGGGCGGGCGTCGGTCTTCGTGGCGCTCGGCGGCAACTTCGTCGGGGCGATGTCGGACACCGCCGTCACCGCCGCCGCCATGCGCGGTGCGGCGCTGACCGTGCAGATCTCCACGAAACTGAACCGCAGCCACGTGGAGGCCGGGCGTACCGCGCTGATCCTGCCGACGCTGGGCCGGACCGAGCGGGACCACACCGGCGGCCGGGAGCAGCGGATCACCGTGGAGGACTCGATGTCCGCGGTGCACGCGTCCCGGGGCCGGTCGGCGCCGGCCGGGCCGCTGCTGCGCTCGGAGGTGGACATCCTCTGCGGGATCGCGGCGGCGACGCTCGGCGATCGTCACGACATCCCGTGGGCGGAGTTCGCGTCGGACTACGAGGAGATCCGGGAGCGGATCGGCCGGGTGGTTCCGGGCTGCGACGGATACGCCACGAAGATCCGGGACGACGGCGGGTTCACCATGCCGCACCCGCCGCGCGATGCCCGGACGTTCCCGACACCGGAGGGGAAGGCGGTCTTCACCGTCAGCCCGCTGCAAGTGATGACCGTGCCGCCCGGCCGGCTGGTCCTGCAGACCCTGCGCAGCCACGACCAGTTCAACACCACGATCTACGGGCTGGACGACCGCTACCGGGGGATTCGCGCGGGCCGGCGGGTCGTCTTCATCAGCCGCGAGGACCTGGACGAACTCGGCTTCGCCGACGGCGCCGTGGTCGATCTCGTCTCCGAGTGGGACGACGGGGTGGAGCGCCGTGCCGACCGCTTCCGGCTCGTCGAGTACGACACTCCGAAGGGCTGCGTGGCCGCCTACTACCCGGAGACGAACCCCCTCGTCCCGCTCGATTCGCAAGCTGAGGAGAGCGGCACACCCACCTCCAAGTGGGTGATCGTCCGACTTATTCCTATGAATTCAGTCTGA